The Mangifera indica cultivar Alphonso chromosome 8, CATAS_Mindica_2.1, whole genome shotgun sequence genome has a window encoding:
- the LOC123224119 gene encoding uncharacterized protein C594.04c-like, whose translation MGRNLKNAVISLLTPLPSILFYLSFLDHYHLSHTTQPLWSWCYYHPLLVANIFFFFNVNVLFWVISHIQNSHWMIDLYWTVIPVMLVHYFATHPLGQYNHWRSIIVIILTWVWSVRLTHNYFRREKWQWGAREDWRFTDMRAQYGKHWWWVSFFAVYFSQQVFLIGVCLPLYVVHSVDKPLNIWDFVAAVVCLCGIVIAYFADTQLHQFVTRNNKLKELGKPIVLNLDRGLWCYSRHPNYFGEQLWWWGLVIFAWNLGHGWTFVGALINSLCLAYVTILVEERMLKQEHRAEAYRLYQKTTSVWIPWFNSSAMAQKHKCT comes from the exons ATGGGTCGTAACTTAAAGAATGCAGTGATTTCATTACTCACTCCCCTTCCTTCCATACTCTTCTATCTATCATTTCTTGATCACTATCATCTATCTCATACTACTCAACCTCTGTGGTCATGGTGCTATTACCACCCTCTTCTTGTAGccaatattttcttcttcttcaacgtCAATGTTCTCTTCTGGGTCATCAGTCACATCCAGAATAGCCATTGG ATGATCGATTTGTATTGGACTGTCATACCAGTAATGTTAGTTCATTACTTCGCAACACATCCGTTGGGGCAGTATAATCACTGGAGGTCAATAATAGTGATAATATTGACATGGGTGTGGAGTGTGAGGCTGACGCATAACTACTTCAGGCGTGAAAAGTGGCAGTGGGGTGCCAGGGAAGACTGGCGGTTCACGGATATGCGCGCTCAGTATGGCAAACACTGGTGGTGGGTTTCCTTTTTCGCTGTCTACTTCTCTCAACAG GTATTTCTGATTGGAGTGTGCTTGCCATTGTATGTTGTGCACTCGGTTGATAAGCCGTTGAATATATGGGATTTTGTTGCTGCCGTGGTCTGTTTGTGTGGTATCGTTATTGCTTACTTTGCTGACACACAGCTCCATCAATTTGTAACTAGAAATAACAAGCTGAAAGAGCTTGGAAAGCCCATAGTTCTTAATCTTGACAGGGGACTGTGGTGCTATTCAAGGCATCCAAATTACTTCGGGGAGCAGTTATGGTGGTGGGGACTGGTTATATTTGCATGGAACCTCGGTCATGGATGGACATTTGTTGGTGCACTCATCAATAGCTTGTGCTTGGCATATGTGACAATACTTGTTGAAGAGCGGATGTTAAAACAAGAGCACAGAGCTGAAGCTTATAGGCTGTATCAGAAGACAACATCAGTTTGGATACCTTGGTTTAACTCATCCGCCATGGCACAGAAACATAAGTGTACTTGA